Proteins co-encoded in one Candidatus Poribacteria bacterium genomic window:
- a CDS encoding CmcI family methyltransferase, with protein MLDQIIKEVEEQCRAERVPMLGPDKAKLLASCVENAKPSLIVECGTAIGYSGLWMLRVLKSLGAGRLITVEIEDVNAQRARAHFEKAGVADIVDSRIGDAAEVLETIQEPVDFLFLDNNKDGYFACFQAIESRLTNPATLVADNVGRPEPMAAYLEHVRSHYDSETHWFESRRRPGRRDGMEVSIYRR; from the coding sequence ATGTTAGACCAAATCATCAAAGAGGTTGAGGAACAGTGTCGGGCGGAACGTGTCCCCATGTTAGGACCCGACAAGGCGAAATTGCTCGCCAGTTGTGTTGAAAACGCAAAACCGTCCCTGATTGTAGAGTGTGGGACTGCCATCGGTTATTCTGGACTTTGGATGTTACGTGTGTTAAAATCATTAGGCGCGGGACGTTTGATAACAGTGGAAATAGAGGATGTCAATGCCCAGCGGGCACGCGCACATTTTGAGAAAGCAGGCGTAGCAGATATTGTGGACTCCCGTATCGGCGACGCTGCAGAAGTCCTCGAAACCATCCAAGAACCTGTCGATTTCCTGTTTCTTGATAACAACAAAGACGGGTATTTCGCTTGTTTTCAAGCCATTGAATCTCGATTAACCAATCCCGCAACACTTGTCGCTGATAACGTCGGTAGACCAGAGCCGATGGCAGCCTATTTGGAGCATGTCCGTTCTCATTACGACTCTGAAACACACTGGTTTGAAAGCCGGCGACGGCCGGGTAGACGGGACGGCATGGAAGTCAGCATCTATCGTCGCTGA
- a CDS encoding DUF3500 domain-containing protein codes for MKFRIPSIILGILLLAISFCFGHGDREVAEDIAEKTAEIAEISTKPSIVALANAMKSFRASLSSELLDAASFPLGHKESYSWTNTPPGRNSDRGGIRFGELSVDQLTLFYYVLDAFLSDDGYTKVSLITKDVETYLNKIRPGMWDPNRYHIALFGNPETDGSWGFQLDGHHLALNFLVHGDEVSIVPAFIGTEPATVNGTVVLDGERTNAFALMHSFNASQREKAIQTGRRRLQVGPGRSTDTFLNYDYSDFVGVGLKASEMNDTQKQNLRNLIKTYVYNLETEFADVWMTDVDAGLDDTYFVWIGGTTINDPIYYRVFNPAVWIEFNNEGGVGTRRGRGGRDGRDGGSRGDGLDHIHSITRSPNGKDYGIFALNHGPKTLLEHYALEDHHKTSDKLFDYSIANLKNIENRETH; via the coding sequence ATGAAGTTTCGGATTCCGAGCATCATACTCGGAATACTATTATTAGCCATATCATTCTGCTTTGGACACGGTGATAGAGAGGTTGCAGAAGATATAGCAGAAAAGACAGCAGAGATCGCCGAAATCTCTACAAAACCCTCAATTGTGGCTTTGGCGAACGCCATGAAAAGTTTTCGCGCATCGCTGAGCAGCGAACTTCTTGACGCAGCTTCCTTCCCGCTCGGACATAAAGAATCTTATTCGTGGACGAATACACCACCGGGTAGAAACAGCGATCGCGGCGGCATCCGTTTCGGTGAGTTGTCCGTAGATCAACTAACGCTTTTCTATTACGTTTTAGATGCATTCCTAAGTGACGACGGTTATACCAAAGTTTCTCTCATTACAAAAGATGTTGAAACGTATCTCAATAAAATCAGACCTGGGATGTGGGACCCAAATCGCTATCACATCGCACTATTCGGTAACCCAGAGACAGACGGATCTTGGGGGTTTCAGTTGGATGGACACCATTTGGCACTCAACTTTTTGGTGCATGGTGATGAAGTCTCGATTGTCCCTGCCTTCATCGGAACGGAACCGGCAACTGTCAACGGAACTGTCGTACTTGATGGCGAAAGAACCAACGCCTTCGCGTTAATGCACAGCTTCAACGCAAGCCAGCGAGAGAAAGCCATTCAAACGGGTCGCCGTAGACTCCAAGTCGGTCCCGGTAGATCTACAGATACTTTCCTGAATTACGACTATTCCGATTTCGTCGGTGTTGGTCTGAAGGCTTCAGAGATGAATGATACCCAGAAACAGAACCTACGGAACCTGATTAAAACGTACGTCTACAACCTTGAAACCGAGTTTGCGGATGTCTGGATGACGGATGTTGATGCCGGACTCGACGATACCTATTTCGTCTGGATCGGCGGCACGACTATCAACGATCCGATTTACTACCGCGTTTTTAACCCCGCTGTCTGGATTGAATTCAATAACGAAGGCGGTGTCGGCACAAGACGCGGGCGCGGCGGTAGAGACGGACGGGACGGTGGATCTCGTGGTGACGGTTTAGATCACATCCATTCTATAACCCGATCGCCGAACGGAAAAGACTACGGCATTTTTGCCTTGAATCACGGTCCCAAGACACTCTTGGAACATTATGCCCTTGAAGACCATCACAAAACGAGTGACAAGCTGTTCGACTACAGTATCGCCAATCTGAAAAACATAGAAAATAGGGAGACCCACTAA